From a single Aquarana catesbeiana isolate 2022-GZ linkage group LG09, ASM4218655v1, whole genome shotgun sequence genomic region:
- the SLITRK4 gene encoding SLIT and NTRK-like protein 4 isoform X1, with product MLRLCCCVYVCVCILCARKKGRERKERGERGRRKGWGGVIEKQREREEQNEVQISWRQSENAEHFHFLTCIQILKMMYISSLRSFCHCLKMFVWLFLFLSTPISSTNPDSELTLEICSVCSCLSVENVLYVNCEKVAVYRPNQLKPPQSNFYHLNFQNNLLIILYPNSFLNFTHAVSLQLGNNKLQNIEGGAFQGLSALKQLHLNNNELKVLRADTFLGIENLEYLQADYNLIKYIERGAFNKLHKLKVLILNDNLISALPDNIFRFASLTHLDIRGNRIQKIPYIGVLEHIGRVVELQLEDNPWNCTCDLLPLKAWLENMPYNIYIGEAICETPSDLYGRLLKETNKQELCSMGTGSDFDVRILPPSMETTFTTPGGHTGQTSQNRLATKPPKTTNPSKNSGIVSGKSVSNHNLSQIVSFQTRVPPLTPCPSPCVCKTHPSDLGLSVNCQERNLESMAELVPKPINAKKLHVNGNYIKQVEQADFAEFEGLDLLHLGSNQLTTIQGNVFCNLTNLRRLYLNGNQIERLSPEIFNGLHNLQYLYLEYNVIREILGGTFESMPNLQLLYLNNNLLRSLPAYIFSGVPLARLNIRNNHFMYLPVSGVLDQLKSLTQIDLEGNPWDCTCDLVALKLWLEKLSEGIVMKEVKCETPVQFASIELRSLKNEVLCPKLVNKPPTQYTSPMPAITFTTPVGPIKSPPGGPVPLSILILSILVVLILTVFVAFCLLVFVLRRNKKPTVKHEGIGNQECSSMQLQLRKHDQKALRMDGISAETFFPQTIEQMSKSHTCGIKDSEMGFPFTDHQGQKVVLRSLTDKDLSHGDSRKRLSTIDELDEFFPGRDSNLFIQNFLESKKEYNSIGVSGFEIHYPEKLQDKKCKKSLIGGNHSKIVVEQRKSEYFELKAKLQGTPDYLQVLEEQTALSKM from the exons ATGTTGAGGTTGTgttgctgtgtgtatgtgtgtgtgtgtatactgtgtgcgaggaagaaagggagagagagaaaagagaggggggagagagggagaaggaaaggatgggggggggtgatagagaagcAGAGAGAGCGTGAGGAACAGAACGAAGTCCAGATCTCTTGGAGACAATCAGAAAATGCAGAACATTTCCATTTCCTTACATGCATCCAAATTTTAAAG ATGATGTACATCAGCAGCCTGAGATCTTTTTGTCACTGCCTGAAGATGTTTGTGTGGCTTTTCCTGTTCCTCTCCACCCCAATCTCCTCCACCAACCCGGACTCAGAACTCACCCTGGAGATCTGCAGTGTCTGCTCGTGCCTGTCAGTAGAAAATGTGCTATATGTTAACTGTGAAAAGGTGGCAGTGTACCGACCAAACCAGCTGAAACCCCCTCAGTCTAATTTTTACCACCTGAACTTTCAGAACAATCTTTTGATTATTTTGTACCCTAACTCGTTCCTCAATTTCACCCATGCCGTGTCACTGCAGCTGGGCAACAACAAGCTGCAGAATATAGAGGGAGGAGCTTTCCAGGGGCTTAGTGCATTAAAACAGTTGCATTTGAACAACAATGAATTAAAAGTCCTGAGGGCTGACACTTTCCTGGGCATAGAGAACTTGGAGTATCTCCAGGCTGACTACAATTTAATCAAGTATATTGAGCGGGGAGCCTTCAATAAACTACACAAGTtgaaagttctcattttaaatgaCAATCTGATTTCTGCTTTACCTGACAATATATTTAGGTTTGCTTCATTGACTCATTTGGACATTAGAGGAAACAGAATACAGAAGATACCCTATATAGGTGTTCTGGAGCATATTGGGAGGGTGGTGGAGCTGCAGTTGGAAGATAATCCTTGGAATTGTACATGTGATTTGCTGCCATTAAAAGCTTGGTTGGAGAACATGCCATATAATATCTACATTGGAGAGGCTATTTGTGAAACACCGAGTGACTTGTATGGAAGGTTATTAAAAGAGACAAATAAACAAGAATTATGCTCCATGGGAACTGGCAGTGATTTTGATGTAAGGATATTGCCTCCATCCATGGAGACAACATTCACCACACCTGGGGGACACACTGGTCAAACCTCACAGAACCGATTAGCCACTAAGCCCCCTAAAACTACCAATCCTTCCAAGAATTCTGGTATAGTGTCTGGAAAATCGGTTTCTAATCACAATCTCAGCCAGATAGTATCATTTCAAACAAGGGTACCTCCTCTTACTCCTTGCCCATCACCTTGTGTTTGTAAAACACATCCTTCTGATTTAGGATTGAGTGTTAATTGCCAGGAAAGAAATTTAGAGTCAATGGCTGAACTAGTACCTAAGCCTATTAATGCCAAGAAACTGCACGTGAATGGGAATTATATCAAACAGGTGGAACAGGCAGACTTTGCTGAGTTTGAAGGTCTAGATCTGCTTCATTTAGGAAGCAATCAACTGACTACAATTCAAGGAAATGTATTTTGCAACCTTACAAACCTAAGGAGGCTTTATCTTAATGGGAACCAAATTGAACGTTTGAGTCCTGAAATATTTAATGGTTTGCACAATCTCCAGTACCTTTATCTGGAATACAATGTTATAAGAGAAATATTGGGGGGAACCTTTGAATCAATGCCAAACCTTCAGCTGCTTTATTTAAATAACAATCTCTTGAGAAGTTTGCCAGCTTACATATTTTCAGGAGTGCCCCTGGCTAGACTCAATATCAGGAATAACCATTTCATGTACCTGCCTGTAAGTGGCGTTCTTGACCAGCTGAAATCTCTAACACAGATTGATCTGGAAGGAAACCCATGGGACTGTACGTGTGATTTGGTAGCTTTGAAGCTCTGGCTGGAGAAGCTAAGCGAAGGCATTGTTATGAAAGAGGTCAAATGTGAAACACCTGTGCAGTTTGCAAGCATTGAGCTACGATCTCTGAAAAATGAGGTTTTGTGCCCCAAGCTAGTAAACAAGCCACCTACACAGTATACCAGTCCCATGCCTGCTATCACATTCACAACCCCTGTAGGTCCTATAAAAAGTCCACCAGGTGGACCCGTACCTTTGTCAATTTTAATACTTAGTATTTTAGTAGTGCTCATATTAACTGTTTTTGTTGCATTCTGCCTTCTTGTTTTTGTTCTGAGACGTAACAAAAAacctacagtaaagcatgaaggCATCGGGAACCAGGAGTGCAGTTCTATGCAGCTCCAGCTAAGGAAGCATGACCAGAAAGCCCTTAGGATGGATGGTATCTCTGCAGAAACATTTTTTCCACAAACCATAGAACAAATGAGTAAGAGTCACACATGTGGCATAAAGGACTCAGAAATGGGATTTCCATTTACTGATCACCAAGGACAAAAGGTGGTCCTCAGGAGTTTGACTGACAAAGATTTATCACATGGGGATTCTAGAAAAAGACTTAGCACAATTGATGAACTGGATGAGTTTTTTCCAGGAAGAGACTCCAATTTATTTATCCAGAATTTTTTagaaagtaaaaaagaatataatagcaTAGGTGTCAGTGGTTTTGAAATACACTATCCAGAAAAGCTACAAGATAAGAAATGCAAGAAGTCTTTAATAGGTGGGAACCACAGTAAAATTGTAGTAGAACAGAGAAAGAGTGAATACTTTGAACTTAAAGCCAAACTTCAAGGCACACCTGATTATTTACAAGTCCTTGAAGAACAAACAGCACTGAGCAAAATGTAG
- the SLITRK4 gene encoding SLIT and NTRK-like protein 4 isoform X2, with amino-acid sequence MMYISSLRSFCHCLKMFVWLFLFLSTPISSTNPDSELTLEICSVCSCLSVENVLYVNCEKVAVYRPNQLKPPQSNFYHLNFQNNLLIILYPNSFLNFTHAVSLQLGNNKLQNIEGGAFQGLSALKQLHLNNNELKVLRADTFLGIENLEYLQADYNLIKYIERGAFNKLHKLKVLILNDNLISALPDNIFRFASLTHLDIRGNRIQKIPYIGVLEHIGRVVELQLEDNPWNCTCDLLPLKAWLENMPYNIYIGEAICETPSDLYGRLLKETNKQELCSMGTGSDFDVRILPPSMETTFTTPGGHTGQTSQNRLATKPPKTTNPSKNSGIVSGKSVSNHNLSQIVSFQTRVPPLTPCPSPCVCKTHPSDLGLSVNCQERNLESMAELVPKPINAKKLHVNGNYIKQVEQADFAEFEGLDLLHLGSNQLTTIQGNVFCNLTNLRRLYLNGNQIERLSPEIFNGLHNLQYLYLEYNVIREILGGTFESMPNLQLLYLNNNLLRSLPAYIFSGVPLARLNIRNNHFMYLPVSGVLDQLKSLTQIDLEGNPWDCTCDLVALKLWLEKLSEGIVMKEVKCETPVQFASIELRSLKNEVLCPKLVNKPPTQYTSPMPAITFTTPVGPIKSPPGGPVPLSILILSILVVLILTVFVAFCLLVFVLRRNKKPTVKHEGIGNQECSSMQLQLRKHDQKALRMDGISAETFFPQTIEQMSKSHTCGIKDSEMGFPFTDHQGQKVVLRSLTDKDLSHGDSRKRLSTIDELDEFFPGRDSNLFIQNFLESKKEYNSIGVSGFEIHYPEKLQDKKCKKSLIGGNHSKIVVEQRKSEYFELKAKLQGTPDYLQVLEEQTALSKM; translated from the coding sequence ATGATGTACATCAGCAGCCTGAGATCTTTTTGTCACTGCCTGAAGATGTTTGTGTGGCTTTTCCTGTTCCTCTCCACCCCAATCTCCTCCACCAACCCGGACTCAGAACTCACCCTGGAGATCTGCAGTGTCTGCTCGTGCCTGTCAGTAGAAAATGTGCTATATGTTAACTGTGAAAAGGTGGCAGTGTACCGACCAAACCAGCTGAAACCCCCTCAGTCTAATTTTTACCACCTGAACTTTCAGAACAATCTTTTGATTATTTTGTACCCTAACTCGTTCCTCAATTTCACCCATGCCGTGTCACTGCAGCTGGGCAACAACAAGCTGCAGAATATAGAGGGAGGAGCTTTCCAGGGGCTTAGTGCATTAAAACAGTTGCATTTGAACAACAATGAATTAAAAGTCCTGAGGGCTGACACTTTCCTGGGCATAGAGAACTTGGAGTATCTCCAGGCTGACTACAATTTAATCAAGTATATTGAGCGGGGAGCCTTCAATAAACTACACAAGTtgaaagttctcattttaaatgaCAATCTGATTTCTGCTTTACCTGACAATATATTTAGGTTTGCTTCATTGACTCATTTGGACATTAGAGGAAACAGAATACAGAAGATACCCTATATAGGTGTTCTGGAGCATATTGGGAGGGTGGTGGAGCTGCAGTTGGAAGATAATCCTTGGAATTGTACATGTGATTTGCTGCCATTAAAAGCTTGGTTGGAGAACATGCCATATAATATCTACATTGGAGAGGCTATTTGTGAAACACCGAGTGACTTGTATGGAAGGTTATTAAAAGAGACAAATAAACAAGAATTATGCTCCATGGGAACTGGCAGTGATTTTGATGTAAGGATATTGCCTCCATCCATGGAGACAACATTCACCACACCTGGGGGACACACTGGTCAAACCTCACAGAACCGATTAGCCACTAAGCCCCCTAAAACTACCAATCCTTCCAAGAATTCTGGTATAGTGTCTGGAAAATCGGTTTCTAATCACAATCTCAGCCAGATAGTATCATTTCAAACAAGGGTACCTCCTCTTACTCCTTGCCCATCACCTTGTGTTTGTAAAACACATCCTTCTGATTTAGGATTGAGTGTTAATTGCCAGGAAAGAAATTTAGAGTCAATGGCTGAACTAGTACCTAAGCCTATTAATGCCAAGAAACTGCACGTGAATGGGAATTATATCAAACAGGTGGAACAGGCAGACTTTGCTGAGTTTGAAGGTCTAGATCTGCTTCATTTAGGAAGCAATCAACTGACTACAATTCAAGGAAATGTATTTTGCAACCTTACAAACCTAAGGAGGCTTTATCTTAATGGGAACCAAATTGAACGTTTGAGTCCTGAAATATTTAATGGTTTGCACAATCTCCAGTACCTTTATCTGGAATACAATGTTATAAGAGAAATATTGGGGGGAACCTTTGAATCAATGCCAAACCTTCAGCTGCTTTATTTAAATAACAATCTCTTGAGAAGTTTGCCAGCTTACATATTTTCAGGAGTGCCCCTGGCTAGACTCAATATCAGGAATAACCATTTCATGTACCTGCCTGTAAGTGGCGTTCTTGACCAGCTGAAATCTCTAACACAGATTGATCTGGAAGGAAACCCATGGGACTGTACGTGTGATTTGGTAGCTTTGAAGCTCTGGCTGGAGAAGCTAAGCGAAGGCATTGTTATGAAAGAGGTCAAATGTGAAACACCTGTGCAGTTTGCAAGCATTGAGCTACGATCTCTGAAAAATGAGGTTTTGTGCCCCAAGCTAGTAAACAAGCCACCTACACAGTATACCAGTCCCATGCCTGCTATCACATTCACAACCCCTGTAGGTCCTATAAAAAGTCCACCAGGTGGACCCGTACCTTTGTCAATTTTAATACTTAGTATTTTAGTAGTGCTCATATTAACTGTTTTTGTTGCATTCTGCCTTCTTGTTTTTGTTCTGAGACGTAACAAAAAacctacagtaaagcatgaaggCATCGGGAACCAGGAGTGCAGTTCTATGCAGCTCCAGCTAAGGAAGCATGACCAGAAAGCCCTTAGGATGGATGGTATCTCTGCAGAAACATTTTTTCCACAAACCATAGAACAAATGAGTAAGAGTCACACATGTGGCATAAAGGACTCAGAAATGGGATTTCCATTTACTGATCACCAAGGACAAAAGGTGGTCCTCAGGAGTTTGACTGACAAAGATTTATCACATGGGGATTCTAGAAAAAGACTTAGCACAATTGATGAACTGGATGAGTTTTTTCCAGGAAGAGACTCCAATTTATTTATCCAGAATTTTTTagaaagtaaaaaagaatataatagcaTAGGTGTCAGTGGTTTTGAAATACACTATCCAGAAAAGCTACAAGATAAGAAATGCAAGAAGTCTTTAATAGGTGGGAACCACAGTAAAATTGTAGTAGAACAGAGAAAGAGTGAATACTTTGAACTTAAAGCCAAACTTCAAGGCACACCTGATTATTTACAAGTCCTTGAAGAACAAACAGCACTGAGCAAAATGTAG